The Quercus robur chromosome 7, dhQueRobu3.1, whole genome shotgun sequence genome has a segment encoding these proteins:
- the LOC126692765 gene encoding fasciclin-like arabinogalactan protein 16, with translation MSAMDSHVYGVSSKLFLTLLFLSLSISYAALPQNPVSKSSSTTQINSNSVLVALLDSHYTELAELVEKALLLQTLEEAVGKHNITIFAPRNEALERELDPEFKRFLLEPGNLKSLQTLLMFHIVPKRIVSKDWPAESSPSFRHPTLSNHHVHLKTHGNRLIDSAEIVRPDDVVRPDGLIHGIERLLIPRSVQEDFNRRRNLRSISAVLPEGAPEVDPRTHRLKKPAAPVPAGAPPVLPIYDALAPGPSLAPAPAPGPGGPHGHFNGMKQVKDFIHTLLHYGGYNEMADILVNLTSLATEMGRLVSEGYVLTVLAPNDEAMAKLTTDQLSEPGAPEQIIYYHIIPEYQTEESMYNAVRRFGKVRYDTLRLPHKVVAQEADGSVKFGQGDGSAYLFDPDIYTDGRISVQGIDGVLFPPEEETMIEKKTGPLVKVVSKPRRGKLLEVACRMLGAVGQESHFSTCQ, from the coding sequence aTGAGCGCCATGGATTCTCATGTCTATGGTGTCTCTTCTAAACTCTTCTTGacacttctctttctttcacttTCCATTTCCTATGCCGCATTGCCTCAAAACCCAGTTTCTAAATCTTCTTCTACTACCCAAATAAACTCAAACTCTGTCCTTGTAGCTCTCTTGGATTCCCATTACACTGAGCTCGCTGAACTCGTTGAAAAAGCCCTTTTACTACAGACTCTTGAGGAAGCTGTTGGGAAACACAACATCACCATCTTCGCTCCCAGAAATGAAGCTCTGGAACGAGAACTCGACCCAGAATTCAAACGCTTTTTACTCGAGCCAGGCAACCTCAAGTCCCTCCAAACTCTTCTCATGTTCCACATTGTCCCAAAACGAATCGTCTCCAAAGACTGGCCCGCCGAGTCCTCACCCTCGTTTCGCCACCCAACTCTCTCGAACCACCACGTGCATTTGAAGACTCACGGGAACCGACTCATAGACTCGGCCGAGATAGTTCGGCCCGACGACGTGGTTCGACCCGACGGCCTAATCCACGGGATCGAGCGCCTCTTGATTCCTCGATCCGTGCAAGAAGACTTCAACCGGAGAAGAAACCTACGGTCCATCTCCGCTGTATTGCCGGAAGGCGCACCGGAGGTGGACCCCAGAACTCACCGGTTGAAGAAACCGGCAGCACCGGTTCCGGCTGGTGCCCCACCGGTGCTGCCAATTTACGACGCGCTGGCCCCGGGGCCTTCTCTAGCTCCGGCCCCGGCACCAGGCCCTGGTGGACCCCATGGCCACTTCAATGGTATGAAGCAAGTCAAGGACTTTATCCACACACTCTTACATTACGGTGGCTACAATGAAATGGCAGATATTCTAGTCAATTTAACCTCTTTAGCAACCGAGATGGGTCGATTGGTTTCAGAGGGGTATGTATTGACGGTTTTGGCACCCAATGACGAAGCCATGGCTAAGCTAACCACGGACCAGTTGAGTGAGCCTGGTGCACCGGAGCAGATTATATATTACCATATCATACCGGAGTATCAAACTGAGGAGAGTATGTACAATGCAGTGAGGAGGTTCGGGAAGGTCCGGTATGATACTCTGCGGTTACCACATAAGGTTGTGGCTCAAGAGGCTGATGGGTCTGTGAAATTTGGGCAAGGAGATGGGTCGGCTTACTTGTTTGACCCGGATATTTACACCGATGGTCGAATTTCGGTGCAAGGGATTGATGGGGTTTTGTTCCCACCGGAGGAGGAGACCATGATTGAGAAGAAAACAGGTCCACTTGTTAAGGTTGTCTCCAAGCCCAGGAGAG